A genomic segment from Cyanobium sp. NIES-981 encodes:
- a CDS encoding mechanosensitive ion channel family protein, translated as MRLRDRFRRPAWLGRLGLGLAALAAVLVMGLATPAQSFILLDQKEVPEGCAAEPAAIRLDGQKVLEVRSTAGAESVTTVAERGSRTLLQLAQNLTIAPGDIGVKHLDSESFIVLQQQGEPVRRLGVMNKRIARCYGMEPRRLAELSRDQIRAAMVRYREAHSLQSWLRGSALAALVLAVYVVWLRLQFRLNGRIRHLIASRERFLLQQLARFGLSALLEPAQVRRLLQGVRSTVHWAVLLLISYLLVPLLLGFFPPTQGIASGLRQQLRTVTLGLLNGVVAAIPNLLTIAVIIGLGVLVVRASNGVFDALRLGRLRIPGFYREWARPTSRLVALLIAVATLVIAFPYIPGSGSKAFQGAGLFVGVFAALGSSAVAANIISGLMLIYTRAFREGDFVELNGVLGTVQDRTLLVTRVQTPHNQLVSIPNATVISNAVANYSFSRREIRQPVALACTITIGYDVPWRQVEALMLAAARSVEGVTDEMEPFVLQTALNDFHISYELTAFLRDANTYRLSLSQLHAALQDKFAEADVEILSPGYHAVRNGNPSTVPKTSSPAAEV; from the coding sequence ATGCGCCTGCGTGATCGTTTCCGGCGGCCGGCCTGGCTCGGCAGGCTGGGCCTCGGGCTTGCAGCCCTGGCCGCGGTTCTCGTGATGGGCCTGGCCACACCGGCCCAGAGCTTCATCCTGCTGGATCAGAAGGAGGTGCCCGAGGGCTGCGCCGCCGAACCGGCGGCCATCCGCCTCGATGGCCAGAAGGTGCTGGAGGTGCGCAGCACCGCCGGCGCCGAGAGCGTCACCACGGTGGCCGAACGGGGCAGCAGGACCCTGCTGCAGCTGGCCCAGAACCTCACGATCGCCCCTGGCGACATTGGGGTGAAACACCTGGACAGCGAGAGCTTCATCGTGCTGCAGCAACAGGGCGAGCCTGTACGCCGGCTCGGGGTGATGAACAAGCGGATCGCCCGCTGCTACGGCATGGAGCCCAGGCGACTGGCGGAACTCAGCCGCGACCAGATCCGCGCCGCGATGGTGCGCTACCGCGAGGCCCATTCCCTGCAGTCGTGGCTGCGCGGCAGCGCCCTGGCGGCGCTGGTCCTGGCGGTGTACGTGGTGTGGCTCCGCCTCCAGTTCCGTCTCAACGGTCGGATCCGGCACCTGATCGCCAGCCGCGAACGCTTCCTGCTGCAGCAGCTGGCACGGTTCGGGCTCTCCGCCCTTTTGGAACCGGCGCAGGTACGGCGCCTGCTGCAGGGCGTGCGCAGCACCGTGCACTGGGCTGTGCTGCTGCTGATCAGCTATCTGCTGGTGCCCTTGCTGCTGGGCTTCTTCCCCCCCACCCAGGGCATTGCCAGCGGCCTGCGCCAGCAGCTGCGCACGGTGACCCTGGGGCTGCTGAACGGGGTGGTGGCCGCCATCCCCAACCTGCTCACGATCGCGGTGATCATCGGCCTCGGGGTGCTGGTGGTGCGGGCCAGCAACGGCGTGTTCGATGCCCTGCGACTCGGCCGCCTGCGCATCCCGGGCTTCTACCGGGAGTGGGCGCGGCCCACCTCCCGGCTGGTGGCCCTGCTCATCGCCGTGGCGACCCTGGTGATCGCCTTCCCCTACATCCCCGGCTCCGGCAGCAAGGCATTTCAGGGGGCCGGCCTGTTCGTGGGGGTGTTTGCGGCGCTGGGCTCCAGTGCCGTAGCCGCCAACATCATCAGCGGCCTGATGCTGATCTACACGCGGGCGTTCCGGGAAGGTGACTTCGTTGAACTCAATGGCGTGCTCGGGACGGTGCAGGACCGCACCCTGCTGGTGACCCGGGTACAGACGCCCCACAACCAGCTGGTGAGCATTCCCAACGCCACCGTGATCAGCAACGCCGTGGCGAACTACAGCTTCTCCCGCCGGGAGATCCGTCAGCCGGTGGCGCTGGCCTGCACAATCACGATCGGCTACGACGTGCCCTGGCGCCAGGTGGAAGCGCTGATGCTGGCCGCCGCCCGCAGCGTGGAGGGGGTGACCGATGAAATGGAGCCCTTCGTGCTGCAGACGGCCCTGAACGACTTCCACATCAGCTATGAGCTCACCGCCTTCCTGCGGGATGCCAACACCTACCGGCTGAGCCTCTCGCAGCTGCATGCGGCGCTGCAGGACAAGTTCGCGGAAGCCGATGTGGAAATTCTCTCGCCGGGCTACCACGCTGTTCGGAACGGCAACCCCAGCACGGTGCCGAAGACGTCGTCGCCAGCTGCAGAGGTCTGA